The genomic DNA CGGCAATTGCGCCTTCACCGCGCCATCCCAGCGGCTGACGAACACCGAAGCGACCGACGACACATTGGCCGGCAGGCCGGCGTCGAGACGACGTTCGATGCCGCGCGTCCAGGCTTCAGCCGCGGCCAGATACTGCTCGGCGGAGAACAGCAGGGTGACGTTGACCGGCACACCGGCGGCGATCGCTTCCTCGATCGCGGGAATGCCGGCCGGCGTACCCGGAATCTTGATGTAGAGATTCGGCTTCGCCGCACGAGCATGCAGATCGACGGCTGCATTGACCGTCGCTTCGGTCTCGTCGGCGAGCAGTGGCGACACTTCCAGCGACACCCAGCCATCGACACCCAGCGTGCGCTCGAACTCCGGCGCGAACAGATCGGCGGCGGCCGACAGATCCTCGATCGCCAGTTCGAAGAACAGCGCTTCGTCGCTCAGGCCGGCGGCTGCCTTGGTGCGGATGGCTTCGTCGTAGACATGGCCGTTCTTGATCGCCTGCTCGAAGATCGTCGGGTTCGACGTCAGGCCGGTCACGGCGATCTCGCGGATGTAGCGGGCGAGGGTGCCGTCCTGCACGAGGGTGCGGGTGATGTTGTCGAGCCAGAGGCTCTGGCCAAGGGCGTGCAGGCTGTTTGCAGGATTCATGCGGAGCGGATCGATATATGGCGCCAGGAGATGGCTCGATTCTACCGATCCACAGCGGCCTGACACATCAAGCGGCACTTCGGCCTCAGCCCAGGCTCGCGCGAGCCTGCCGTGCGGTGCTGACCATCAGGCGCAGCGCCGCTTCGGTCTCCGGCCAGGCACGGGTCTTGAGACCACAGTCCGGATTCACCCAGAGACGTTCGGCCGGCACCACCGACAGTGCGCGATCGAGCAAGGTCTTCATCTCGCCAGCCGATGGCACTCTTGGTGAGTGGATGTCGTACAGGCCCGGGCCGATGTCGTTCGGATAGCGGAACTCGGCGAAGGCATCGAGCAGCTTCATTCGCGAGCGTGAGGTTTCGATGGTGATGACATCGGCATCCATCGCTGCAATCGACGGCAGGATGTCGTTGAACTCCGAGTAGCACATGTGCGTGTGGATCTGCGTGTCATCGCGGACGCCGGAGGCGCAGACACGGAACGCGCGCACCGCCCAATCGAGGTACGCGGGCCAGTCGGCCTTCTTCAGCGGCAGACCTTCACGGATCGCCGGCTCGTCGATCTGGATCACCTTGATGCCGGCCGCTTCGAGGTCACAGACCTCGTCGCGCAAGGCCAGCGCCAGTTGCAGCGCGACCTCGCGGCGCGGCAGATCGTCCCGCACGAAGCTCCAGAACAGCATGGTGATCGGACCGCTGAGCATGCCCTTCATCGGCTTGGTCGTCAGGCTTTGCGCGTAGCGCGCCCATTCGACGGTCATCGCCCGCGGCCTTGCCACATCGCCATAGATCACCGGCGGTTTGACGCAGCGCGAGCCATAGCTTTGCACCCAGCCGTTCTCGGTGAAGCAGTAACCATCGAGCTGCTCGCCGAAGTACTCGACCATGTCATTGCGCTCGGCTTCGCCATGGACCAGCACGTCGAGACCCAGTGTTTCCTGCTGCTCGACGGCGTAGCGGATTTCCGCCTGCATCGCCTGCCGGTAGTCCTGTTCCCCTAGCTTGCCGGCCTTGAACGCGGCGCGCGCGGCGCGAATCTCGGCGGTCTGCGGGAACGAGCCGATGGTCGTGGTCGGCAGCGGCGGCAGATTCAGCACTGCCTGCTGCTGGACGATGCGCGCCACGAACGGCGCGCCACGTCGGGCATCGGCCTCGGACAAGGCGGCGACTCTGGCCCGGATTTCGGGGCGCAGCGTGGTCGTCGCCAGCCGCCTCGTCTGCGCTGCTGCCGTGGAAGCTTGCAGCGCATCACCGATTGCATCTTCGCCATCGTCGAGCGCGCGCTTGAGCAGCGCGACTTCGTCCAGCTTCTGCGTCGCGAAGGCCATCCAGCTTTTGAGGGTGGGATCGAGCTTGTGCTCGCGAGCGAGGTCGGTCGGCACATGCAGCAGCGAGCAGGACGCGGAGACCCAGAGGCGATCGCCGAGGATTGCTTTCGCCTTGCTTAGTTTGGCAAGGGCAAGCGCCAGATTGGTTCGCCACAGGTTGCGGCCGTCGATCACGCCCAGCGACATGATCTTGTCCTGCGGCCAATCGGCGAGGAAAGCGTCGAGCTGTTGCGGCGCGCGGGCCAGATCGAGATGCAGGCCGGCAATCGGCAGCTGTTTCAGCAAGGCCGCGTGCTGCGCCACGCTGCCGAAGTAGGTGGCGAGCAGGATCGCCGGACCGGCGCTGGCCAGTTCGCGATAGACCACCGGCAGCGCCGCCAGCCAGTCCGGCGGCAGATCGAGGGCCAGGATCGGTTCGTCGACCTGCAGCCAGTGCACGCCCAGTGCTTTCAGCTCGGCCAGCAGCACGAAGTAGCCGTTGAGCAGCAGGCTCAGCAGCTTCAGCTTGTCGAAGTCCGGCTCGCTGGCCGCCAGCCACAGCCAGGTCAGCGGGCCTGGCAGCACGACCTTGACCCTGTGGCCCAGCGCCAGCGCTTCGCGCACGTCCAGCAGCAGCCAGTCGCGGTTCAGGGTGAAGCGGGTGTACGGCCCGATCTCGGGGACCAGGTAGTGGTAGTTGGTGTCGAACCACTTCTTCATCGCCAGCGCCGGTTGCTCGGCCGTGCCGCGCGCCATCGCGAAGTAGCCGGCGAGGTCGACTCGGCCACCGAGGCCGAAACGCGCCGGTGCCGCGGAGAACAGTGCGGTGACGGTATGCAGATGGTCGTACCAGGCGAAGTCGCCGACGGTGACGAACTCCAGCCCGGCAGCGCGCTGCAACTGCCAGTGTCGCGCACGCAGATCCTGGCCAACGCACTGCAAGCCCGCTTCGTCGAGCTTGCCGCTCCAGTGCGCCTCGAGCGCGGTCTTCAGTTCGCGGCGTGAGCCGATGCGGGGAAAGCCAAGGATGTGGGCGACGGTCATGTGCGGAATCGGGCGTGCAAGGGGCAGGCATGGTCACGGCAGCTCGCCCATGATTCAATCGTAGTGTTTTCACGACTTCGATGAATTTCATTCATGTCTCAATCGCCGCTGGAGATGCGCCACCTGCAAACCCTGCTGGCGCTTGCCGAGACCGGTTCGCTGGGCAAGGCGGCGGAGCGCGTGTTCGTCACCCAGTCGGCGTTGTCGCATCAACTGAAAGCGCTGGAAGCGCGTTACGGAGCGCCCTTGTTCGAGCGCAACACCAAGCCCCTGCGCTTCACCCAGGCGGGGACGAAGCTGGTGGAACTGGCCCGTACGGTGCTGGCGATGACGGCGCAGGCCGAGCGTGAAGTCGCGCAATGGGTGTCTGGCCGCAGCGGCGCCCTGCGGGTGGCGGTGGAATGCCACACCTGTTTCGACTGGCTGATGCCGGCGATGGATGCCTTCCGCGAGCACTGGCCGGACGTGGAGCTGGATCTGGTCGGCGGCTTCCAGATCGACCCGATGGCGCTGGTCGAGTCAGGCGCCGCCGATTTCGCGGTGATCCATGATCGGCCGCCGCCGCGCACGGCAGTCGTGGTGGAAAAGCTGTTCAGCTACGAAACCCTGGCGGTCCTGTCGCCGCGTCATCCGCTGGCCCGCAAGGCGTTTCTGGAGCCCGTCGATTTCGCCAGCGAAACCTTGATCAGCTATCCGGTCGACGAGGACATGCTCGACGTGGTTCGCCATTTTCTGGCGCCGGCCGGCGTCACCAGCCAGCGGCGCAAGGTGGAACTCACCGTCGCCATCCTGCAACTGGTGGCCAGCAATCGCGGCATCGCCGCCTTGCCGGAGTGGAGCATCGCGCCGTATCTGGCGCGCAGCTATGTGATCGGCAAGCCGCTGGGCCCGAATGGCCTGCGCTGCGATCTGTACGCGGCGATTCCCGAAAGCCTCGCCGCCAAGCCGTTCATGAGCGATTTCCTGGCCGAGGTTCGCCGCTGCTCGGGCGTGCTTTGACTCAACTCTTACGCGGCCAGGCCTCGGGCCTCGGTGGCGGCAGGCGCACGCCCTTGCGCGCCTTCATTACCAGGCCGGCCTGCCGCGCCCACAGCGCCAGATGCGCCTGCACCTGGGCGCGATCCTTCATCAGATGCGCCTGGGTTGCGAGGCCGACCAGGAAGCAGCTCAGCTGCTGAAACAGCGCGTGCAGATCGGCCTTGCTGGTGCCGCCAAGCTTTGGATTGGGCTCGAAGTAATGCTCGACCGCCGGCGCAAACACGCTCTGCACGCGCTTCAGTCGCTCCCGCAAGGCATCGGCCAGATTGTCGTCGCGCAGGGATGCGACCAGCAGCTCGGTGTAGGCATGGAACAGCGGCGTCGAGAACACCTGATCCCAGGCCGCTTCGACCAGCCGAGTCAGCCGGTCGTCCTCGTCGCCGATCGACAGCAGCAGTTCGCCCAGCTGCCGGTAGGTGCGGCGCAGCAGATCCTCGGCGGCGTCGAGCATCAACGCCTGCTTGTTCGGGTAGTGGTGCACCTGGGCGCCGCGCGAGACGCCGGCGCGGCGGACGATCGAACTCAGGGTCGACGCCGCATAGCCGTCTTCGGCGAGGCTTTGCAGGGTTGCTTCGAGCAGGCGGCTGCGCATGCTGTCGCTGCGCTCGGCCTGGGTGCGGCGCAGCTTTTTCGGGACAGGAGATGCAGCACTCATCGGTAAGAAGTTGGGGTGCCTGGAAAATTACGATACCGTCCAGACTGTATGTAAAATCACCGCTGCTGACCAGCCCACTTCGCACCAACCCGATCCCGAACGATGACCTCCAATCCGCTGCTGCACGGCGTCCGCGTGCTCGACCTGTCCCGCCTGCTGCCTGGCCCGTTCTGCACGCTGTATCTTGCCCAGCTCGGCGCCGAGGTGATCAAGATCGAGGAACCGAACGGCGGCGATTACGCCCGGGCGATGTCGGCGGAGATGTTTTCGGCGGTCAATCGCGGCAAGAAATCGGTGACGCTGGATCTGCGCCAGCCTGTCGATGTCGCGCTGTTCAAGAAGCTGGTGGCCGATGCCGACGTGGTCATCGAATCGTTCCGGCCCGGCGTCATGGATCGCCTCGGCTGCGGCTACGAGGTGCTGAAAGCGATCAACCCGCGCCTGGTGTTCGCTGCGCTCACCGGCTACGGCCAGACCGGCCCGTACCGGAATCGCCCTGGTCATGACATGAACTACCGCGCCTACGCCGGCGAACTGGAGCAGACCGGCAACGCCGCGTCCGGCCCGGTGGTCGGCAATCTGCAGGTGGCCGATATCGCCGGCGGCGCGCTGAGCTGCGCGGTCGGCATCCTCGCCGCACTCATTGGCGCTCGCGCCAGTGGCGTCGGCAGCTTCGTCGACGTCGGCATGATGGACGCCACCCTGGCGATGCAGGTGTTGTCGCTGTCGGCGATCCGCACCTTCGGCAAGGCCCCACCACGCGGCGGCGATTTCCTGTCCGGCGCGCTGCCGAACTACGCCGTCTACGAGTGCGGCGACGGCAAGCACCTGGCCGTCGGCTCGCTGGAACCGAAGTTCTTCGCCGAAGTGCTGAAGCTCGCCGGCCGCGCCGATCTGGCCAAGCTGCCAGCTGCGCCCGGCAAGGTCGGCGAACCGCTGCGCCAGGAACTGATCGCCCTGTTCAAGACCCGCACGCGGGACGAATGGGAAGCGCTGCTCGCCCACGAGGAAACTTGCGTCAGCGCCATCCTGACCCCAAGCGAAGCGCTGCAGAACGAACAGGTCGTCGCCCGCAACATGGTCGTCGACGACAACGGCAAACCGGCGTTCAACCTGCCGATCTTCTTCGACAACGCCCAGGCCGTGAACGGAAAGTCGCCGAAGCTCGGTGCCGACAACGAGGCCGTGCTCGGGCCGCTGCGCGGCTGAGGTTCCTCACGACAGAACAGCGCTTCCGGACACAATCGGAAGCGCTGTTCTGACTCAACCCGTCGCGAAGATCGTGTCGGAGCCGGTATGCGCCTTGCGCAGGTCGCGCTTCAAGATCTTGCCGGCGGTATTGCGCGGCAGGTTGTCGACGAAGATCACCTGCTTCGGCACCTTGTATGGCGCCAGCGTGGTCTTCGAGTGGGCGATCAGTTCCTCGGCGGTGACGGTGGCGCCGTCGCGGAGCACGACGAAGGCGCTGACCGCCTCGATCCATTTCGGATCGGGCAGGGCGACCACGGCGACTTCCGACACCGAGGCATGGGTCAGCAGCGCTTCCTCGACTTCGCGGCTGGCCACCAGCACGCCGCCAGTGTTGATCACGTCTTTGACCCGATCGGCGATGAACAGATAGCCCTCTTCATCGAAGTAGCCAAGATCGCCGGAATGGAACCAGCCGCCGGCGAAGGCTTCGGCGGTCTGTTCGGGCTTTTCCCAGTAGCCGACGGTGAGATGCGGCGAGCGGTGGATGATCTCGCCGAGCGTGCCGGTGGGGCAGTCGTTCATCTCTTCGTCGACGACTCGGGTCTCGACGTTGAACACCGGCCGGCCGCAGGACGCCGGACGGGCTTCGTGCTCATGCGGCTTCAGCACCGTGGCCATCGGCGCGATCTCGGTCTGGCCGTAGCAGTTGTAGGGCTCGGCCTTCGGCAGCCGCTGACGCAGTTCCTGCAGCACCGGCACCGGCATGATCGAGGCGCCGTAATAGACCTTCTCGAGCGAGCTCAGATCACGCTTGGCGAAATCCGGATGGCGCAGCAGGCTGATCCAGACTGTCGGCGGCGCGAAGAACGAAGTGATGCGCTCCTGTTCGATCAGCTCCAGCACCTTGGCTGGCGCCGGGCTTTCGATCAGCAGCACCAGCGCGCCGGACAGCAGCTGCGGCATCGTGAACACGTGCATCTGGGCCGTGTGATAGAGCGGCAGCGCGGCGAGGTTGCGGTCGCGTTCCTTGAATTCGAGATCCTGCACGCAGGACTGGTACTCGAACAGGATGCCGACATGGGTGTGCGCGGCACCCTTCGGCGCTGCCGTGGTGCCGGAGGTGTAGAGAATCTGGGCGACGCCGTGATCATCAACCTCGTATTCCACCGCCTGCGACGGTGTCTCGCTGCGGGCGACGCTGAGCAGATCCTGTCCCGGATCGCCATGCAGGCGACGCGATGGCGGGCATTGCGCGCCGAGCGCGCCGGGCAGCACTTCAAGATTGGTTTCCAGGTCTGGATCGCAAAGGATCAGCCGGGCGCCGGACTGACGGACCAGATAGATCAGTTCGTCGCCGGTCAGCGCGTAATTGATCGGCACATGAATGGCACCAAGCCGGGCGCAGCCCAGCCAGGCGAGCAGATAGGCATCCGAATTGCGGCCGTAGCAGAGCACGCGATCGCCGGTGCCGATACCCAGGCCGACATACCAGGCGGCGAGGCGATCGGCGGCCTGATCGAGTTCGGTGAACGTCCAGCTGCGATCGTTGAAGCGCAGCGCGGTCTTGCCGCGAAAGCGGCGCGCGGTGCGGCGCAGTGCATCGCCGAGGGTATTGCGGCGGGCACGGACGATGTCGGCGGGCAGGGGCTGGCTCACGGGGTTCTTTCTCGCACTGTTGGTTGGGCGTCGGGGCACGGCCGACGCATGTTCTGAACAGCAACCTTAACCGCTGAACGCGAAAGACAGAAGCACCTGGTCGGGCAGTCGTCGCGAATCGCTCAGCGGGGTTTGCGGCTCACCGCTTTGACGGCGTGTTTCAGTCTGGCCATCGGCGCTGCGGGCGAGGGCGCCTCCGGCTCGTCGACAACACCATCGAGGCTGGCGCGCAGCGAGCGCGCCGTCTCGAGAAAAGCCTGCAGCAGGCTCGAGTCGTCCTCGTCTCGGCGATGGATCATGCACAGGTTGACGGTGGCGCGATCAGCCTTGCGCAGCGGAATCTGCACGGTGCCCGGCACCCGCAGATTGCAGCCGGAATCGGTCAGCAGGCTGAGGCCGAAACCGCTGGCGACGAGGCCGATGGCGGTGACCATGTCGTCGATCTCGTGGGCGACGTTGGGCGTGATCCGCTGGGCGCTGAACAGTCGCATCATCTCGTCGATGAAACCGGGACGCGGGGCGCGCGGATAGAGGATCAGCGGCTCCTGGCCGATGTCCGCCAGGCTCAGCTCGCGACGGCCGGCGAGGCGATGCTGGGACGGCAGAACGACGTGCATGCGCTCGGTCTGGATCACTTCCCAGCGCAGATCGCTTTCATCGGCGAAATAACGGTTGAAGCCGACGCTGATCCGCCGTTCGCGCAGCGCCTTGATCTGGCTGGCGCGGTCGAGGTTGTGCAGCACCAGTTCGACCTTGGGATGGCTGTCGCGAAAGGCATGGACGATCTTCGGGATCGCGCCGAGCACCGCCGAGCCGAACACGCCGATGTCGAGCCGGCCGATGCGTCCCTGTCCGGCCAGCCGCACGCGCTCGCCGGCCTGCTGAGCCAGCATCAGCAGGTTGCGGGCTTCCTCGTAGAACAGCTTGCCGGCGGCCGTCGGCTCGATGCCGCCGGCGCTGCGCACCAGCAACTGCACGCCGAGCGCGCTTTCCAGCATCTGCACGTGGCGGGTCAGCGGCGGCTGCGAGATGTGCAGCTTGAGCGCCGCAGCGCGAAAGCTGCGCTGCTCGACCACGGCCACGAAACAACTCAGACGACGGAAGTCCATGAAGCTCGAAGCCGCCATGCTTTCTCCTGAATTGAGTCCTGGGCGATGCCGATCTTGTATCACCCCGGCCGGCCAAAGGTATTAGACGGATACGCCGTACGCCACTAGTTTCAGCAGCACTTGCAAGGCGCAGCAAATACGGAGGCGCGCGACAAAGATGCCGATCATCCAGGTCAACATGCTCGAAGGCAGGACCGTCACCCAGAAGCGCGCCCTGCATGTCGCGCTGACCGACGCCGCCGTTGCGGCACTCGGCGTGCCGAAGGATTCGGTGCGCGTGCTGATCCACGAACTCGGTGTCGAACATTTCGCGCTGGCCGGCATCACTGCCGGTGAACTGCCGCTGTCGAAACGGCGTCGTGATACCAGCCTGGTCAAGAATCTGGAGATGGAAGCGGTATCGAAGTAGGCAGCAAGCGCCCGATCCGCCACAAGAAGCGGACGAAGCGAGAACACGAGTGCGACAAGGAGATCACCGCATGACCGCAGCAAGCAGCCTGCCTCCGGGTTTCGAGGAACTCGAAGGCTTCGTGCCGTATTGGGTGCTGGATACCAACGACCAGCGCCGTGCCGCCCGTTCCACCGCCGAGATGGATGCCATCCAGCGCTTCTACGACGCCATCGTCGCCCGCGCCGAGCAGGCCATCGTCCACTGCGAACAGTTCACGCTCGGCCAGATGCCGCCGGCCAGCGAGCGCCTGTTCAAGCTGCTGCTGGCGATGAACCACGCCGCGATCGCAGTGGAGATGCACGGTGAACCGCGCGCCTTCGATTCGACCTGGCCGAGTGCGGTCCGAATCACCCAGGGTCCGTGGCCGCATGGCGGCCGTATCTGAACCGGAGCGAACGAACATGAGCGCAGTGATCGAAACCCCGGCGTCCGCACGCCACGTCATCGACGAACGCAGCTTCACCCATGAGGCCGGCCTGTCGACCGGCCCGGTGTCGGTCGAGCCCTATCGCTCGCCGGAATTCTTCGAGCTGGAGCGCGAGCGCGTCTTCAAGCGCGCCTGGCTGTGCATCGGCCGGGTCGAGCAGTTGCCGCAGGAGAACAGCTACTTCGTCAAGGACATCGAGATCTGGAAGGCCTCGGTGCTGGTGACGCGCGGCAAGAACAACAAGATCCGCGCCTTCCACAACGTCTGCAGCCATCGCGGCAACCTGGTGGTCAACCAGACTTGCGGTGTCGCCGAACGACTGGTCTGCCGCTACCACAACTGGCAGTACCGCAATGATGGCGAACTGATCGGCGTGCCCGACCAGAAGCATTTCTTCGATCTCGACAAGAAGGCCTGCGGGCTGACGCCGATCAGCTGCGAAGTCTGGGAAGGCTTCATCTTCCTGAATCACCAGAGCAGGCCGGAGGTGTCGCTGGCCGAATTCCTCGGCCCGTTCGGCACCCGCTATGCCGGCATCCCGTACTTCAATCTCGACGAGACGATCGTCATCCAGGCCGATTTCAAGGCCAACTGGAAGCTGATCGCCGATGCCTTCGCCGAGCCCTACCACGTGCCAAGCCTGCATCCGGCTACCTTGGCGCCGGGCTTCGCCCATCCCGAGCAGAACCGTTATGCGCGGCCGCTGAGCGCGATGGCACACGGCATCCATCGTCATTTCTCGGCCTACGGCAATCCGGACTACGTGCCGGCACCGACCTCGAAGGTCGAGCAACTGGTCTACGTGCAGGACACCGGCGGCGTGCTCGGTGGCGATGACAGCGGCAACGCTGCCGCGCTGACCGCGCATCCGGCGATCAATCCGACCAAGGATCGCTCGTGGTCCGCGGACGTCACCTGGATCTTCCCGAACTTCAACATCGACTACTCCACCGGCGGCTTCTGGACCCACGAGTTCTGGCCGGTTGCCCACAACCGCACGCAGTGGACCCTGAAGATCTACATCCCGAAGACGATGTCGATCCGCCATCGCCTGCAGTTGGAGCACTACGCCTGCCGCTGGGCCGAAGTGGTGCTGGAAGACGTTACCAACTGCGAGCGCATCCAGCGCGGGCTGGAGAGTGGCGCCAAGGACACGATGATCCTGCAGGATGCGGAGATGCTGATCCGCCATTCGCTGCACGTGCTGGACAAGTGGGTGAAGGCCGACCACGTCGCCGACGCCCTGAGCTGAAATCGCACTGAGCAAGCTGCACGGCAGCGCCGGATCGCGACATCAGATCGCGACCGGCGCCGACCGATAACGATAAAAATCATTCTGGAAGGAGAGAGCCGTGATCGAGAAAGAGACTGCCGCAGTCGGCGACGAGCCGCAGCTGCGTACCCGCCGCGCGCTGCTCAAGGGCCTGGCTGCAGGCTCGGTTGCCGCGGCCGGCAGCTTGCCGGCGCTGGCCCATGCCGCCAGCCCTGCCGCGACGAAATGGACTGCCGAAGCCGATGTGCTGATCGTCGGCACCGGCATTGCCGGCACCGCGGCGGCGCTGGCTGCCGCGAGCAAGGGCGCGTCGGTGATCATGCTCGAGAAGATGCCGTTCAAGGGCGGCACCACGGCAAAATCCGGCGGCGTGTTCTGGATTCCGGACAATGCCTGGCTGGCCTCGCAGGGCATTGCCGACAATCGCGCCGACGCGCTGCGCTACATGGTGCGGCTGTCGTACCCGCATCGCTATGTCGAGAGCGAACCGCTGCTCGGCATCAGCCAGGCCGAATACGATCTGATTGCCGCCTTTTTCGACAACGCCGCCAAGGTCGTGAAGACCCTCAGCGCCAACACCGGCCTGAAGCCGATGCCCTGGTACACCTGGGAAGGCAAGCCGTTTCCGGACTATTACGCGCAGCTGCCGGAGTGCAAGGTGCCGCGCGGGCGCTCGCTGGTGCCGGACATCAGCGGCCATGCGGAACGCATCGTCTGGCCGCAGAACGGCGGAGGCGGGGAATCTCTGCTCTGGCAGTTGCAGCAGGGCTTCGACAAGCTGCCGATCCAGATGCTGCTCGAACATCAGGTGCAGGATCTGATCCGCGACAGCGCAGGCGCCGTCATCGGCCTGAAAGTCGATCGTGGCGATGCCGAACCGGTGAACTTCCGGGCGAAGAAAGCGGTGATCTTCTGCTCCGGTGGTTTCACCCACAGCGTCGAACTGAGCCGCGCCCATCTGAAGGGGCACATATGGGGCGGCTGTGCGGCGCCCGGCAGCACCGGCGATTTCATCGCCATCGCCCAGAAAGCCGGTGCCGTGCTCGGCAACATGTCTAACGCCTGGTGGGGCCAGATCGCCGTCGAAGTCGCGCTGAAGACTCGCAGCGTGCCGCAGGACATCTGGTCGACACCGGGCGACAGCATGATCCAGGTCAATCGCTATGGTCACCGCTGGGTCAACGAAAAGATCCAGTACGACGAGCGCGCGCAATCTCACTTCGTCTGGGACCCGGTCAAGGCCGAGTACCCGAACCTGCTCGGCTTCATGATCTGGGATGCGCGCACGGCCAAGCTGTTCGCCGGCTACGACCCGATCCCGGCCGCCAACGCCAAGCTCGATCACGTCATCGAAGGCAAGACGCTTGAGGACCTGGCGAAGAACATCGAAAGCCGTCTGACCAGCATCGCCGCCAAGACCGGCAACCTGAAGCTCGACAAGGATTTCCTGGCCAATCTGAAAGCCAGCATCAAGCGCTACAACGGCTTTGCAAAGGCCGGGCGCGATCCGGATTTCTCGCGCGGCGAAGCGCCGATCGAAACCGCGTTCCATTTCATGGCGG from Nevskia ramosa DSM 11499 includes the following:
- the tal gene encoding transaldolase; the protein is MNPANSLHALGQSLWLDNITRTLVQDGTLARYIREIAVTGLTSNPTIFEQAIKNGHVYDEAIRTKAAAGLSDEALFFELAIEDLSAAADLFAPEFERTLGVDGWVSLEVSPLLADETEATVNAAVDLHARAAKPNLYIKIPGTPAGIPAIEEAIAAGVPVNVTLLFSAEQYLAAAEAWTRGIERRLDAGLPANVSSVASVFVSRWDGAVKAQLPTTLHNRLGVAMMARCYREYRKLLISPRWQKLISVGVSPQRLLFASTSAKDPALGDSYYVDALAAPDTVNTIPEKTLLAYVDSGNPGPLLPPTGGDCETVLASIAAAGVDIDALATKLQRDGAASFVKSWQDLIACLAEKSQKKSG
- the metE gene encoding 5-methyltetrahydropteroyltriglutamate--homocysteine S-methyltransferase, translating into MTVAHILGFPRIGSRRELKTALEAHWSGKLDEAGLQCVGQDLRARHWQLQRAAGLEFVTVGDFAWYDHLHTVTALFSAAPARFGLGGRVDLAGYFAMARGTAEQPALAMKKWFDTNYHYLVPEIGPYTRFTLNRDWLLLDVREALALGHRVKVVLPGPLTWLWLAASEPDFDKLKLLSLLLNGYFVLLAELKALGVHWLQVDEPILALDLPPDWLAALPVVYRELASAGPAILLATYFGSVAQHAALLKQLPIAGLHLDLARAPQQLDAFLADWPQDKIMSLGVIDGRNLWRTNLALALAKLSKAKAILGDRLWVSASCSLLHVPTDLAREHKLDPTLKSWMAFATQKLDEVALLKRALDDGEDAIGDALQASTAAAQTRRLATTTLRPEIRARVAALSEADARRGAPFVARIVQQQAVLNLPPLPTTTIGSFPQTAEIRAARAAFKAGKLGEQDYRQAMQAEIRYAVEQQETLGLDVLVHGEAERNDMVEYFGEQLDGYCFTENGWVQSYGSRCVKPPVIYGDVARPRAMTVEWARYAQSLTTKPMKGMLSGPITMLFWSFVRDDLPRREVALQLALALRDEVCDLEAAGIKVIQIDEPAIREGLPLKKADWPAYLDWAVRAFRVCASGVRDDTQIHTHMCYSEFNDILPSIAAMDADVITIETSRSRMKLLDAFAEFRYPNDIGPGLYDIHSPRVPSAGEMKTLLDRALSVVPAERLWVNPDCGLKTRAWPETEAALRLMVSTARQARASLG
- a CDS encoding LysR family transcriptional regulator, producing the protein MSQSPLEMRHLQTLLALAETGSLGKAAERVFVTQSALSHQLKALEARYGAPLFERNTKPLRFTQAGTKLVELARTVLAMTAQAEREVAQWVSGRSGALRVAVECHTCFDWLMPAMDAFREHWPDVELDLVGGFQIDPMALVESGAADFAVIHDRPPPRTAVVVEKLFSYETLAVLSPRHPLARKAFLEPVDFASETLISYPVDEDMLDVVRHFLAPAGVTSQRRKVELTVAILQLVASNRGIAALPEWSIAPYLARSYVIGKPLGPNGLRCDLYAAIPESLAAKPFMSDFLAEVRRCSGVL
- a CDS encoding TetR/AcrR family transcriptional regulator — encoded protein: MSAASPVPKKLRRTQAERSDSMRSRLLEATLQSLAEDGYAASTLSSIVRRAGVSRGAQVHHYPNKQALMLDAAEDLLRRTYRQLGELLLSIGDEDDRLTRLVEAAWDQVFSTPLFHAYTELLVASLRDDNLADALRERLKRVQSVFAPAVEHYFEPNPKLGGTSKADLHALFQQLSCFLVGLATQAHLMKDRAQVQAHLALWARQAGLVMKARKGVRLPPPRPEAWPRKS
- a CDS encoding CaiB/BaiF CoA transferase family protein translates to MTSNPLLHGVRVLDLSRLLPGPFCTLYLAQLGAEVIKIEEPNGGDYARAMSAEMFSAVNRGKKSVTLDLRQPVDVALFKKLVADADVVIESFRPGVMDRLGCGYEVLKAINPRLVFAALTGYGQTGPYRNRPGHDMNYRAYAGELEQTGNAASGPVVGNLQVADIAGGALSCAVGILAALIGARASGVGSFVDVGMMDATLAMQVLSLSAIRTFGKAPPRGGDFLSGALPNYAVYECGDGKHLAVGSLEPKFFAEVLKLAGRADLAKLPAAPGKVGEPLRQELIALFKTRTRDEWEALLAHEETCVSAILTPSEALQNEQVVARNMVVDDNGKPAFNLPIFFDNAQAVNGKSPKLGADNEAVLGPLRG
- a CDS encoding acyl-CoA synthetase; the encoded protein is MSQPLPADIVRARRNTLGDALRRTARRFRGKTALRFNDRSWTFTELDQAADRLAAWYVGLGIGTGDRVLCYGRNSDAYLLAWLGCARLGAIHVPINYALTGDELIYLVRQSGARLILCDPDLETNLEVLPGALGAQCPPSRRLHGDPGQDLLSVARSETPSQAVEYEVDDHGVAQILYTSGTTAAPKGAAHTHVGILFEYQSCVQDLEFKERDRNLAALPLYHTAQMHVFTMPQLLSGALVLLIESPAPAKVLELIEQERITSFFAPPTVWISLLRHPDFAKRDLSSLEKVYYGASIMPVPVLQELRQRLPKAEPYNCYGQTEIAPMATVLKPHEHEARPASCGRPVFNVETRVVDEEMNDCPTGTLGEIIHRSPHLTVGYWEKPEQTAEAFAGGWFHSGDLGYFDEEGYLFIADRVKDVINTGGVLVASREVEEALLTHASVSEVAVVALPDPKWIEAVSAFVVLRDGATVTAEELIAHSKTTLAPYKVPKQVIFVDNLPRNTAGKILKRDLRKAHTGSDTIFATG
- a CDS encoding LysR family transcriptional regulator, yielding MAASSFMDFRRLSCFVAVVEQRSFRAAALKLHISQPPLTRHVQMLESALGVQLLVRSAGGIEPTAAGKLFYEEARNLLMLAQQAGERVRLAGQGRIGRLDIGVFGSAVLGAIPKIVHAFRDSHPKVELVLHNLDRASQIKALRERRISVGFNRYFADESDLRWEVIQTERMHVVLPSQHRLAGRRELSLADIGQEPLILYPRAPRPGFIDEMMRLFSAQRITPNVAHEIDDMVTAIGLVASGFGLSLLTDSGCNLRVPGTVQIPLRKADRATVNLCMIHRRDEDDSSLLQAFLETARSLRASLDGVVDEPEAPSPAAPMARLKHAVKAVSRKPR
- a CDS encoding tautomerase family protein, with product MRRRATKMPIIQVNMLEGRTVTQKRALHVALTDAAVAALGVPKDSVRVLIHELGVEHFALAGITAGELPLSKRRRDTSLVKNLEMEAVSK